The Prionailurus bengalensis isolate Pbe53 chromosome A3, Fcat_Pben_1.1_paternal_pri, whole genome shotgun sequence genome includes a window with the following:
- the LAMA5 gene encoding laminin subunit alpha-5 isoform X3 has translation MARPDARLCAGCARGPRAPVPLLLAGLALLGAARAREAAGGGFSLHPPYFNLAEGARITASATCGEEAPARGAPRPTEDLYCKLVGGPVAGGDPNQTIQGQYCDICTAAHSNRAHPVSNAIDGTERWWQSPPLSRGLHYNEVNVTLDLGQVFHVAYVLIKFANSPRPDLWVLERSTDFGHTYQPWQFFASSKRDCFERFGPQTLERITRDDHVICSTEYSRIVPLENGEIVVSLVNGRPGAMNFSYSPLLRDFTKATNIRLRFLRTNTLLGHLMGKALRDPTVTRRYYYSIKDISIGGRCVCHGHADVCDAQDPTDPFRLQCACQHNTCGGSCDRCCPGFNQQPWKPATTESANECQSCNCHGHAHDCFYDPEVDRRNASQNLDGAYQGGGVCIDCQHHTTGINCERCLPGFFRAPDQPLDSPHACRRCNCESDFTDGTCEDLTGRCYCRPNFTGERCDACAEGFAGFPRCYPASSSPNHTGEQVLPAGQIVNCDCSAAGTQGNACRKDPRVGRCVCKPAFQGVHCELCAPGFYGPSCQPCRCSSPGVVDGDCDPDSGHCVCREGFEGAACDRCAPGYFHFPLCQLCGCSPVGTLPEGCDEAGRCPCRPGFDGPHCDRCSPGHHGYPDCHACTCDPRGALDQLCGAGGVCLCRPGYTGATCQECSPGFHGFPHCAPCRCSAEGSLHAACDPRSGQCSCRPHVTGLRCDACVPGAYNFPSCEAGSCHPAGLAPADHTRPEAQAPCTCRAHVEGPSCDRCKPGFWGLSPSNPEGCTRCSCDPRGTLGGVAECRPGDGQCSCKPHVCGQACAACRDGFFGLDRADYFGCRSCRCDVGGALGQGCDPRTGACRCRPNTQGLTCAEPARDHYLPDLHDLRLELEEAATPEGRTARFGFNPLEFESFGWRGYAQMSPIQPRIVVRLNVTSPDLFRLVFRFVNRGSSSVSGRVSVQEEGKFATCTNCTEQSQPVTFPPSTEPAFVTVPQRGFGEPFVLNPGAWALLVEAEGVLLDYVALLPSTYYEAAVLQLRVTEACTFRPAERRFRENCLLYTHLPLDGFPSAAGTEALCRRDNSLPWPCPTEQLSPSHPPLAACLGSDVDVQLQVAVPQPGRYVLLVEYANEDARQEVGVGVHVPRRAPQQAALTLHPCLYSTLCRGAALDTQHHVAVFHLDTEASVRLTAKQARFFLHSVTLVPAETFSLEFVEPRVRCVSSHGAFEPSSATCLPSRFPKPPQPIILRDCRVLPLPPGLPLARSQDFTPGALPPGPQRRPSTAVDPDVEPTLLRHPQGTVVFTTHVPVLGRYAFLLHGYQPAHPTFTVEVLVSGGRVWQGHANASFCPHGYGCRTLVVCEGQTVLDVTDSELTVTVRVPEGRWLWLEYVLVVPEEAYSSSYLREEPLDKSYDFISQCASQGYHVSPSSSSQFCRDAASSLSLFYNNGARPCGCHEMGATGPTCEPFGGQCPCRAHVIGRDCSRCATGYWGFPSCRPCDCRGRLCDELTGRCVCPPRTVPPDCIVCQPQTFGCHPLVGCEECNCSGPGVQELTDPTCDMDSGQCKCRPNVAGRRCDTCAPGFHGYPSCRPCDCHEAGSTPGVCDPLTGQCYCKENVQGLRCDQCRLGTFFLDAANPKGCTRCFCFGATERCGSSAHTRRELVDMEGWTLLSSDRQVVPHELRAASELLYADLRLGAEAFPELYWQAPPSYLGDKVSSYGGTLRYELHSETQRGDVFIPMESRPDVVLQGNQMSIMFLEPAYPAPGHVHRGQLQLVEGNFRHTETHSAVSREELMMVLAGLEELHIRALFSQTSSAVSLRRVALEVAGEAGGGPPASNVESCMCPANYLGDSCQECAPGYYRDVKGLFLGRCVPCQCHGHSDRCLPGSGVCEGCQHNTEGDRCEHCQAGFVRSGSEDPTAPCVSCPCPLAVPSNNFAVGCVLRGGRTQCLCKPGYAGASCERCAPGFFGNPMVLGSSCQPCDCSGNGDPNLLFSDCDPLTGACRGCLRHTAGPRCESCAPGFYGNALLPGNCTRCDCSPCGTETCDPHSGHCVCKPGVTGSRCDRCQEGHFGFQSCGGCRPCACGPAAEGSECHPQSGQCHCRPGAGGPQCRECAPGHWGRPEQGCRRCRCQGGHCDLHTGRCTCPPGLSGERCDTCSHQHQVPVPDGPGDRGVHCEVCDHCVVLLLDDLEQAGALLPAIREQLHGISTSSVAWARLHRLNASITDLKSQLRSPLGPRHETAQQLEALERQSSGLGRDTQRLDGQATRALARASRLLDGTEASLGRAQTLLASIRAVDRILSELESQTGHLVPANVSAPSGELVRRTLAEVERLLGEMRARDLGAPRAAAEAELDKARRLLARVQEQLTSRWEGNQALAERTRDQLARHEAGLMDLRGALNRAVGTTREAEELNSQNQERLEEVLQRKQELSRDNATLSATLQAARNILAQLSERLHGMDQAREEYEHLAANLDGARTPLLEKMRAFSPASSKVDLVEAAEAHARQLDQLALNLTSIIQGVNRDRFIQRAIEAANAYGSILQAVQAAEGAAGQALQEASRTWATVVQRGLEPLARQLLANSSALVEAVLREEQRLGRARATLQGTGTPLRDAQAKKEQLAARVREVQAMLAMDTDETSRKIAHAKAVAAGAQDTAARVQSRIRNMQQNLERWQGQYGGLRSQDLGQVVLDAGRSVSTLEKTLPRLLAKLSLLENRGAHNASLALSTNIGRVRELIAQARGAASKVKVPMKFNGRSGVQLRAPRDLSDLAAYTALKFYLQSPKLASGQVTGDRFVLYMGSRQAVGDYMGVALRDQKVHWVYRLGEAGPATLSVDENIGEQFAAVSIDRTLQFGHMSITVEKQTVHETKADTVAPGAQGLLSLHPDNFVFYVGGYPSDFTPPEPLRFPGYLGCIEMDTLNEEVFSLYNFEETFQLDTAVDKPCARSKATGDPWLTDGSYLDGSGFARISVGSQIGHTKRFEQELRLVSSNGIVFFLQHQDQFLCLAVRKGNLTLLYDFGTGLQEAQPPHNLAHKLQALTSASKAIQVFLLAENRKRVLVRVERSSV, from the exons GTTTTCCACGTGGCCTACGTGCTCATCAAGTTCGCCAACTCGCCGAGACCGGACCTCTGGGTGCTGGAGCGGTCCACGGACTTCGGCCACACCTACCAGCCGTGGCAGTTCTTTGCCT CCTCCAAGAGGGACTGCTTTGAGCGGTTCGGGCCACAGACGCTGGAGCGCATCACGCGGGACGACCACGTCATTTGCTCCACCGAGTACTCTCGGATCGTGCCCCTGGAGAACGGCGAG ATTGTGGTATCCCTGGTGAACGGGCGCCCGGGGGCCATGAACTTCTCCTACTCGCCCCTGCTGCGTGACTTCACCAAAGCCACCAACATCCGTCTGCGCTTCCTGCGCACAAACACGCTGCTGGGCCACCTCATGGGCAAGGCGCTGCGGGACCCCACCGTCACCCGCCGG TATTATTATAGCATCAAGGACATCAGCATCGGTGGCCGCTGCGTCTGCCATGGCCACGCGGACGTCTGTGACGCCCAAGACCCCACGGACCCCTTCAG GCTTCAGTGTGCCTGTCAGCACAACACATGTGGGGGCTCCTGTGACCGCTGCTGCCCAGGCTTCAACCAGCAGCCGTGGAAGCCGGCAACCACCGAAAGCGCCAACGAGTGCCAGT CCTGCAACTGCCACGGCCACGCCCACGACTGCTTCTACGACCCGGAGGTGGACCGGCGCAACGCCAGCCAGAACCTGGACGGCGCGTACCAGGGCGGCGGCGTGTGCATCGACTGCCAG CATCACACGACCGGCATCAACTGTGAACGCTGCCTGCCCGGCTTCTTCCGTGCCCCGGACCAGCCCCTTGACTCTCCCCACGCTTGCCGCC GCTGCAACTGCGAGTCGGACTTCACGGACGGGACGTGCGAAGATCTGACCGGCCGCTGCTACTGCCGGCCCAACTTCACCGGGGAGCGCTGCGACGCGTGTGCCGAGGGCTTCGCCGGCTTCCCGCGCTGCTACC CAGCGTCCTCCTCCCCCAACCACACCGGGGAACAGGTGCTGCCAGCCGGACAGATCGTGA ACTGTGACTGCAGCGCCGCCGGGACCCAGGGCAACGCCTGCCGGAAGGACCCGCGGGTGGGACGCTGCGTGTGCAAACCCGCCTTCCAGGGCGTCCACTGCGAGCTCTGTGCCCCGGGGTTCTACGGCCCGAGCTGCCAGC CCTGCCGGTGTTCCAGCCCCGGAGTGGTGGATGGGGACTGCGACCCTGACTCAGGCCACTGCGTGTGCCGGGAGGGCTTCGAGGGGGCCGCGTGTGACCGCTGTGCCCCGGGATACTTCCACTTTCCTCTCTGCCAGC TGTGTGGCTGCAGCCCCGTGGGGACCCTGCCCGAGGGCTGTGATGAGGCCGGCCGCTGCCCGTGCCGGCCAGGGTTCGACGGCCCTCACTGTGACCGCTGCAGCCCGGGCCACCATGGCTACCCCGACTGCCACG CCTGCACCTGCGACCCCCGGGGTGCCCTGGACCAGCTCTGCGGGGCAGGGGGCGTGTGCCTCTGTCGCCCCGGCTACACGGGCGCTACCTGCCAGGAATGCAGCCCCGGCTTCCACGGCTTCCCCCACTGTGCCC CCTGCCGCTGCTCCGCCGAGGGCTCCCTGCACGCGGCCTGTGACCCCCGCAGCGGGCAGTGCAGCTGCCGGCCCCACGTGACGGGGCTGCGATGTGACGCCTGTGTGCCCGGCGCCTACAACTTCCCCTCCTGTGAAG CCGGGTCCTGCCACCCTGCCGGCCTGGCCCCGGCCGATCACACCCGTCCTGAG GCACAGGCCCCTTGCACGTGCCGGGCTCATGTGGAGGGGCCGAGCTGTGATCGCTGTAAACCCGGGTTCTGGGGGCTGAGTCCCAGCAACCCCGAGGGCTGCACCC gCTGCAGCTGTGATCCTCGGGGCACGCTGGGTGGAGTCGCCGAATGCCGGCCG GGCGACGGCCAGTGCTCCTGCAAGCCTCACGTGTGTGGCCAGGCCTGCGCAGCGTGCCGGGACGGCTTCTTCGGGCTGGACCGAGCTGACTACTTTGGCTGCCGCA GCTGCCGGTGTGACGTTGGCGGTGCGCTGGGACAGGGCTGTGACCCGCGGACGGGCGCCTGCCGGTGCCGCCCCAACACCCAGGGCCTCACCTGTGCCGA GCCGGCGCGGGACCACTACCTCCCTGACCTACACGACCTACgcctggagctggaggaggcGGCCACGCCCGAGGGCCGCACCGCGCGCTTCGGCTTCAACCCCCTCGAGTTCGAGAGCTTCGGCTGGAGGGGCTACGCGCAAATGTCGCCCATCCAG CCCAGGATCGTGGTGAGGCTGAACGTGACCTCCCCTGACCTCTTCCGGCTCGTCTTCCGGTTCGTCAACCGTGGGTCCAGCAGTGTGAGCGGGCGAGTCTCTGTGCAGGAGGAGGGCAAGTTTGCCACCTGCACCAACT GTACGGAGCAGAGCCAGCCTGTCACCTTCccacccagcacggagcctgcctttGTCACCGTGCCCCAGAGGGGCTTTGGGGAGCCCTTTGTGCTGAACCCCGGCGCCTGGGCCCTGCTCGTGGAGGCCGAGGGGGTGCTCCTG GACTATGTGGCCCTTCTACCCAGCACCTACTACGAGGCGGCCGTCCTGCAGCTGCGGGTGACCGAGGCCTGCACGTTCCGGCCTGCTGAGCGGCGCTTCAGGGAGAA cTGCCTCCTCTACACGCACCTGCCCCTGGATGGCTTCCCCTCAGCTGCAGGAACCGAGGCCCTGTGTCGCCGTGACAACAGCTTGCCCTGGCCGTGCCCCACGGAGCAGCTCAGCCCTTCGCACCCGCCCCTGGCCGCCTGCCTGGGCAGTGAC GTGGACGTGCAGCTTCAGGTGGCTGTGCCACAGCCGGGCCGCTACGTCCTGCTGGTGGAGTATGCCAATGAAGACGCCCGCCAGGAGGTGGGCGTAGGCGTGCACGTCCCGCGGCGGGCCCCTCAGCAGGCGGCACTCACTTTGCACCCCTGTCTCTACAG CACCCTGTGCCGGGGCGCCGCCCTGGACACGCAGCACCACGTGGCTGTCTTCCACCTGGACACGGAGGCCAGCGTCCGGCTCACAGCCAAGCAGGCACGCTTCTTCCTG CACAGCGTCACCCTGGTGCCCGCGGAGACATTCAGCTTGGAGTTCGTGGAGCCCCGGGTCCGCTGTGTCAGCAGCCACGGTGCCTTCGAGCCCAGCAG TGCCACCTGCCTGCCGTCACGCTTCCCGAAGCCGCCCCAGCCCATCATCCTGCGGGACTGCCGCGTGCTGCCGCTGCCTCCCGGCCTCCCCCTGGCCCGCTCGCAGGACTTCACGCCCGGCGCGCTCCCGCCAGGGCCCCAGCGTCGGCCCTCCACTGCCGTGGACCCCGACGTGGAGCCCACCCTGCTGCGCCACCCCCAG GGGACTGTGGTCTTCACCACCCACGTGCCTGTGCTGGGCCGCTACGCCTTCCTGCTGCATGGCTACCAGCCGGCGCACCCCACCTTCACCGTGGAGGTCCTCGTCAGCGGGGGCCGAGTCTGGCAGG GTCACGCCAACGCCAGCTTCTGCCCACACGGCTACGGCTGCCGCACCCTGGTGGTGTGTGAGGGCCAGACTGTCCTGGATGTGACCGACAGCGAGCTCACCGTGACCGTGCGTGTGCCCGAGGGCCGGTGGCTCTGGCTG GAGTATGTGCTGGTGGTCCCCGAGGAGGCCTACAGCTCCAGCTACCTCCGCGAGGAGCCCCTGGACAAATCCTACGACTTCATCAGCCAGTGTGCCAGCCAGGGATACCACGTCAg ccccagcagctCGTCCCAGTTCTGTCGTGATgcagcctcctctctctctctcttctataaCAACGGGGCTCGGCCTTGTGGCTGCCATGAAATGGGAGCCACGGGCCCCACATGTGAGCCCTTTGGGGGCCAGTGTCCCTGCCGTGCCCATGTCATCGGCCGTGACTGCTCCCGTTGTGCCACTGGCTACTGGGGCTTCCCCAGCTGCAGGC CCTGTGACTGCCGAGGCCGCCTGTGTGATGAGCTCACCGGCCGCTGTGTCTGCCCGCCTCGCACCGTCCCGCCCGACTGCATCGTCTGTCAGCCCCAGACCTTTGGCTGCCACCCCCTGGTTGGCTGTGAGGAGTGTAACTGCTCGGGGCCTGGTGTCCAGGAGCTCACGGATCCCACCTGTGACATGGACAGTGGCCAGTGCAA GTGCAGACCCAATGTGGCCGGGCGCCGCTGTGACACCTGTGCCCCTGGCTTCCACGGCTACCCCAGCTGTCGCCCCTGTGACTGCCACGAAGCGGGCTCCACGCCCGGCGTGTGCGACCCCCTCACGGGCCAGTGCTACTGCAAG GAGAACGTGCAGGGCCTGAGGTGTGACCAGTGCCGCCTGGGGACCTTCTTCCTGGACGCTGCCAACCCAAAAGGCTGCACCCGCTGCTTCTGCTTCGGTGCCACCGAGCGCTGCGGGAGCTCGGCCCACACCCGCCGGGAG CTTGTGGACATGGAGGGCTGGACGCTGCTGAGCAGCGACCGGCAGGTGGTGCCTCACGAGCTGCGGGCGGCCTCGGAGCTGCTCTACGCCGACTTGCGGCTCGGGGCCGAGGCCTTCCCTGAGCTGTACTGGCAGGCCCCACCCTCCTACCTGGGGGACAAG gTGTCATCCTATGGCGGGACCCTCCGCTACGAACTTCACTCGGAGACCCAGCGGGGAGACGTGTTCATCCCCATGGAAAGCAGGCCGGACGTAGTGCTGCAG GGCAACCAGATGAGCATCATGTTCCTGGAGCCGGCGTACCCGGCACCCGGCCATGTCCACCGCGGGCAACTGCAGCTGGTGGAG GGGAACTTCCGGCACACGGAGACCCACAGCGCCGTGTCCCGCGAGGAGCTCATGATGGTACTGGCGGGCCTGGAGGAGCTGCACATTCGCGCTCTCTTCTCCCAGACCTCCTCGGCCGTCTCCCTGCGCAGGGTGGCGCTGGAGGTGGCCGGCGAGGCGGGCGGGGGGCCTCCAGCCAGCAACGTGGAGTCGTGCATGTGCCCTGCCAACTACCTTGGGGATTCCTGCCAG GAGTGTGCCCCCGGCTATTACCGGGACGTCAAAGGTCTCTTCTTGGGTCGCTGTGTCCCCTGTCAGTGCCATGGCCACTCAGACCGCTGCCTCCCCGGCTCGGGCGTCTGCGAG GGCTGCCAGCACAACACCGAGGGCGACCGCTGTGAGCACTGCCAGGCTGGCTTTGTTCGCAGTGGGTCCGAGGACCCGACGGCCCCCTGTGtcagctgcccctgccccctcgcCGTGCCTTCCAACAA CTTCGCGGTGGGCTGCGTCCTGCGGGGTGGCCGCACACAGTGTCTCTGCAAACCCGGCTACGCGGGCGCCTCCTGCGAGCG GTGCGCGCCGGGCTTCTTCGGGAACCCTATGGTGCTGGGCAGCTCATGCCAGCCGTGCGACTGCAGTGGCAACGGTGACCCCAACCTGCTCTTCAGCGACTGCGACCCCCTGACGGGCGCCTGCCGCGGCTGCCTGCGCCACACCGCCGGGCCCCGCTGCGAGAGCTGCGCCCCCGGCTTCTACGGCAACGCCCTGCTGCCCGGCAACTGCACCC GGTGTGACTGCTCCCCGTGTGGGACGGAGACCTGTGACCCCCACAGCGGGCACTGCGTGTGCAAGCCAGGCGTGACAGGCTCGCGCTGTGACCGCTGTCAG GAAGGACACTTCGGCTTCCAGAGCTGTGGGGGCTGCCGCCCGTGTGCCTGCGGACCAGCCGCGGAGGGCTCTGAGTGCCACCCCCAGAGTGGGCAGTGCCACTGCCGGCCAGGGGCGGGAGGGCCCCAGTGCCGTGAGTGCGCCCCGGGCCACTGGGGGCGCCCTGAGCAGGGCTGCAGGC GCTGCCGGTGCCAAGGGGGCCACTGTGACCTGCACACCGGCCGCTGCACGTGCCCCCCCGGGCTCAGCGGGGAGCGCTGTGACACCTGCAGTCACCAGCACCAGGTGCCGGTGCCCGACGGGCCTGGGGACCGCGGCGTCCACTGCGAAG TGTGTGACCACTGTGTGGTGCTGCTCCTGGACGACCTAGAGCAGGCCGGCGCCCTCCTCCCTGCCATCCGGGAGCAGTTGCACGGAATCAGCACCAGCTCGGTGGCCTGGGCCCGGCTGCACAGGCTGAATGCCTCCATCACTGACCTGAAG agccAGCTCCGGAGTCCGCTGGGCCCCCGCCATGAGACGGCACAGCAGCTGGAGGCCCTGGAACGACAGAGCTCAGGCCTCGGACGGGACACGCAGAGGCTGGACGGCCAG GCCACAAGAGCCCTAGCCCGGGCTAGCCGGCTCCTGGACGGCACTGAGGCCTCGCTGGGCCGGGCGCAGACACTGCTGGCATCCATCAGGGCTGTGGACCGCATCCTGAGTG AGCTTGAGTCCCAGACAGGCCACCTGGTCCCGGCCAACGTCTCAGCCCCGTCGGGTGAGCTCGTGCGCCGGACGCTGGCCGAGGTGGAGCGACTGCTTGGGGAGATGCGGGCCCGAGACCTGGGCGCCCCGAGAGCAGCGGCCGAGGCTGAGCTGGACAAAGCCCGGAGAC TGCTGGCCCGCGTCCAGGAACAACTGACCAGCCGCTGGGAGGGGAACCAGGCACTGGCCGAGCGCACCCGAGACCAGCTGGCCCGGCACGAGGCCGGCCTCATGGACCTTCGAGGGGCCCTGAATCGGGCGGTGGGCACCACTCGGGAGGCGGAGGAACTCAACAGCCAAAATCAGGAGCGCCTGGAGGAGGTCCTG CAACGGAAGCAGGAGCTGTCCAGGGACAATGCCACTCTGAGTGCCACCCTGCAGGCGGCCCGGAACATCCTGGCCCAGCTCTCGGAGCGCCTGCACGGCATGGACCAGGCCAGGGAG gagtaCGAGCACCTGGCCGCAAACCTGGACGGGGCCCGGACCCCGCTGCTGGAGAAGATGCGGGCCTTCTCCCCGGCGAGCAGCAAGGTGGATCTGGTGGAGGCTGCCGAGGCGCACGCACGGCAGCTGGACCAGCTGGCCCTCAACCTGACCAG caTCATCCAAGGAGTCAACCGGGACCGTTTCATCCAGCGGGCCATCGAGGCCGCTAACGCCTACGGCAGCATCCTCCAAGCTGTGCAGGCCGCGGAGGGCGCTGCTGGCCAGGCGCTGCAGGAGGCGAGCCGCACGTGGGCG ACGGTGGTGCAGCGGGGCCTGGAGCCCCTAGCCCGGCAGCTGTTGGCCAACAGCAGCGCCCTGGTGGAGGCCGTCCTCCGGGAGGAGCAGAGGTTGGGCCGTG CGCGGGCTACCCTCCAGGGCACCGGGACCCCGCTCCGAGATGCCCAGGCCAAGAAGGAGCAGCTGGCAGCCCGAGTCCGGGAGGTACAGGCCATGTTGGCCATGGACACAG ACGAGACGAGCAGGAAGATCGCTCATGCCAAAGCCGTGGCCGCTGGAGCCCAGGACACGGCCGCCCGTGTGCAGTCCCGGATTCGGAACATGCAGCAGAACTTGGAGCGGTGGCAGGGCCAGTACGGGGGCCTGCGGAGCCAGGACCTGGGCCAGGTGGTCCTGGACGCGGGCCGCTCAG TGTCCACCCTGGAGAAGACGCTGCCACGGCTGCTGGCCAAGCTGAGCCTCCTGGAAAATCGTGGGGCGCACAACGCCAGCCTGGCCTTGTCCACCAACATCGGCCGCGTGCGGGAGCTCATTGCCCAAGCCCGGGGGGCTGCCAGCAAG GTCAAGGTGCCCATGAAGTTCAACGGGCGCTCGGGGGTGCAGCTGCGTGCCCCTCGGGACCTCTCCGACCTCGCCGCCTACACTGCTCTCAAGTTCTACCTCCAGAGTCCAAAGCTGGCGTCTGGCCAGGTCACCGGGGACCGCTTCGTGCTGTACATGGGCAGCCGCCAG GCTGTTGGCGACTACATGGGCGTGGCTCTGCGCGACCAGAAGGTGCACTGGGTGTACCGCCTGGGGGAGGCGGGCCCCGCCACCCTGAGCGTGGACGAGAACATAGGGGAGCAGTTCGCCGCAGTCAGCATCGACAG GACCCTCCAGTTCGGCCACATGTCCATCACGGTGGAGAAGCAGACGGTCCATGAGACCAAGGCCGACACGGTGGCCCCTGGGGCCCAGGGGCTGCTTAGCCTGCACCCTGACAACTTCGTCTTCTACGTGGGGGGCTACCCCAGCGACTTCACG CCCCCGGAACCCCTCCGCTTCCCCGGCTACCTTGGCTGCATTGAGATGGACACGCTCAACGAGGAGGTTTTCAGTCTCTATAACTTCGAGGAGACCTTCCAGCTGGACACGGCCGTGGACAAGCCTTGTGCCCG CTCCAAGGCGACCGGGGACCCGTGGCTCACCGATGGCTCCTACCTGGACGGCTCGGGCTTCGCTCGCATCAGCGTGGGCAGTCAGATAGGCCACACGAAGCGTTTCGAGCAGGAGCTCCGGCTTGTGTCCTCCAACGGGATCGTCTTTTTCCTGCAGCACCAG gaccAGTTCCTGTGCCTGGCAGTGCGGAAGGGCAACCTCACCCTCCTCTATGACTTTGGCACCGGCCTGCAGGAGGCACAACCACCCCACAACCTGGCACACAAGCTGCAGGCCCTGACCTCCGCCAGCAAGGCg ATCCAGGTGTTCCTGCTGGCGGAAAACCGCAAGCGCGTGCTGGTGCGCGTGGAGAGGAGCTCCGT GTAG